The Papio anubis isolate 15944 chromosome 1, Panubis1.0, whole genome shotgun sequence genome window below encodes:
- the NCSTN gene encoding nicastrin isoform X1, with protein sequence MATAGGGSGADPGSRGLLRLLSFCVLLAGLCRGNSVERKIYIPLNKTAPCVRLLNATHQIGCQSSISGDTGVIHVVEREEDLQWVLTDGPNPPYMVLLESKLFTRDLMEKLKGRTSRIAGLAVSLTKPNPASGFSPSVQCPNDGFGVYSNSYGPEFAHCREIQWNSLGNGLAYEDFSFPIFLLEDENETKVIKQCYQDHNLSQNGSAPTFPLCAMQLFSHMHAVISTATCMRRSSIQSTFSINPEIVCDPLSDYNVWSMLKPINTTGTLKPDDRVVVAATRLDSRSFFWNVAPGAESAVASFVTQLAAAEALQKAPDVTTLPRNVMFVFFQGETFDYIGSSRMVYDMEKGKFPVQLENVDSFVELGQVALRTSLELWMHTDPVSQKNDSVRNQVEDLLATLEKSGAGVPAVILRRPNQSQPLPPSSLQRFLRARNISGVVLADHSGAFHNKYYQSIYDTAENINVSYPEWLSPEEDLNFVTDTAKALADVATVLGRALYELAGGTNFSDTVQADPQTVTRLLYGFLIKANNSWFQSILRQDLRSYLGDGPLQHYIAVSSPTNTTYVVQYALANLTGTVVNLTREQCQDPSKVPSENKDLYEYSWVQGPLNSNETDRLPRCVRSTARLARALSPAFELSQWSSTEYSTWTESRWKDIRARIFLIASKELEFITLIVGFGILVFSLIVTYCINAKADVLFIAPREPGAVSY encoded by the exons ATGGCCACGGCAGGGGGTGGCTCTGGGGCAGACCCGGGAAGTCGGGGTCTCCTTCGTCTTCTGTCTTTCTGCGTCCTACTAGCag GTTTGTGCAGGGGAAACTCAGTGGAGAGGAAGATATATATCCCCTTAAATAAAACAGCTCCCTGTGTTCGCCTGCTCAACGCCACTCATCAGATTGGCTGCCAGT CTTCAATTAGTGGAGACACAGGGGTTATCCACGTAGTAGAGAGAGAAGAGGACCTACAGTGGGTATTGACTGATGGCCCCAACCCCCCTTACATGGTTCTGCTGGAGAGCAAGCTTTTTACCAG GGATTTAATGGAGAAGCTAAAAGGGAGAACCAGCCGAATTGCTGGTCTTGCAGTGTCCTTGACCAAGCCCAATCCTGCCTCAGGATTCTCTCCTAGTGTGCAGTGCCCAAATGATGGGTTTG GTGTTTACTCCAACTCCTATGGGCCAGAGTTTGCTCACTGCAGAGAAATACAGTGGAACTCACTGGGCAATGGTTTGGCTTATGAAGACTTTAGTTTCCCCATCTTTCTTCTTGAAGATGAAAATGAAACCAAGGTCATCAAGCAG TGCTATCAGGATCACAACCTGAGTCAGAATGGCTCAGCACCAACTTTCCCACTGTGTGCCATGCAGCTCTTCTCACACATGCACGCTGTCATCAGCACTGCCACCTGCATGCGGCGCAGCTCCATCCAAAGCACCTTCAGCATCAACCCAG AAATCGTCTGTGACCCCCTGTCTGATTACAATGTGTGGAGCATGCTAAAGCCTATAAATACAACTGGGACATTAAAGCCTGACGACAGGGTTGTGGTTGCTGCCACCCGG CTGGATAGTCGTTCCTTTTTCTGGAATGTGGCCCCAGGGGCTGAAAGTGCGGTGGCTTCCTTCGTCACCCAGCTGGCTGCTGCTGAAGCTTTGCAAAAGGCACCCGATGTGACCACCCTGCCCCGCAATGTCATGTTTGTCTTCTTCCAAGGG GAAACTTTTGACTACATTGGCAGCTCGAGGATGGTCTACGATATGGAGAAGGGCAAGTTTCCTGTGCAGTTAGAGAATGTGGACTCATTTGTGGAGCTGGGACAG GTGGCCTTAAGAACCTCACTAGAGCTTTGGATGCACACAGATCctgtgtctcagaaaaatgaTTCTGTACGGAACCAG GTGGAGGATCTCCTGGCCACATTGGAGAAGAGTGGTGCTGGCGTCCCTGCTGTCATCCTCAGGAGGCCAAATCAGTCCCAGCCTCTCCCACCATCTTCCCTGCAGCGATTTCTTCGAGCTCGAAACATCTCTGGTGTTGTTCTGGCTGACCACTCTGGTGCCTTCCATAACAA ATACTACCAGAGTATTTACGACACTGCTGAGAACATTAATGTGAGCTATCCCGAATGGCTGAGCCCTGAAGAGGACCTGAACTTTGTAACAGACACTGCCAAG GCCCTGGCAGATGTGGCCACGGTGCTGGGACGTGCTCTGTATGAGCTTGCAGGAGGAACCAACTTCAGCGACACAGTTCAGGCTGATCCCCAAACG GTTACCCGCCTGCTCTATGGGTTCCTGATTAAAGCCAACAACTCATGGTTCCAGTCTATCCTCAGGCAGGACCTAAGGTCTTACTTGG GTGATGGGCCTCTTCAACATTACATCGCTGTCTCCAGCCCCACCAACACCACTTATGTTGTACAGTATGCCTTGGCAAATTTGACTGGCACAGTGGTCAACCTCACCCGAGAGCAGTGCCAGGATCCAAGTAAAGTCCCAAGTGAAAACAAGGAT CTGTATGAGTACTCGTGGGTCCAGGGCCCTTTGAATTCCAATGAGACGGACCGACTCCCCCGGTGTGTGCGTTCCACTGCACGATTAGCCAGGGCCTTGTCTCCTGCCTTCGAACTGAGTCAGTGGAGCTCTACTGAATACTCTACATGGACTGAGAGCCGCTGGAAAGACATCCGTGCCCGGATATTTCTCATCGCCAGCAAAGAGCTTGAG TTTATCACCCTGATAGTGGGCTTCGGCATCCTCGTCTTCTCCCTCATCGTCACCTACTGCATCAATGCCAAAGCTGACGTCCTTTTCATTGCTCCCCGGGAGCCAGGAGCTGTGTCATACTGA
- the NCSTN gene encoding nicastrin isoform X2 translates to MVLLESKLFTRDLMEKLKGRTSRIAGLAVSLTKPNPASGFSPSVQCPNDGFGVYSNSYGPEFAHCREIQWNSLGNGLAYEDFSFPIFLLEDENETKVIKQCYQDHNLSQNGSAPTFPLCAMQLFSHMHAVISTATCMRRSSIQSTFSINPEIVCDPLSDYNVWSMLKPINTTGTLKPDDRVVVAATRLDSRSFFWNVAPGAESAVASFVTQLAAAEALQKAPDVTTLPRNVMFVFFQGETFDYIGSSRMVYDMEKGKFPVQLENVDSFVELGQVALRTSLELWMHTDPVSQKNDSVRNQVEDLLATLEKSGAGVPAVILRRPNQSQPLPPSSLQRFLRARNISGVVLADHSGAFHNKYYQSIYDTAENINVSYPEWLSPEEDLNFVTDTAKALADVATVLGRALYELAGGTNFSDTVQADPQTVTRLLYGFLIKANNSWFQSILRQDLRSYLGDGPLQHYIAVSSPTNTTYVVQYALANLTGTVVNLTREQCQDPSKVPSENKDLYEYSWVQGPLNSNETDRLPRCVRSTARLARALSPAFELSQWSSTEYSTWTESRWKDIRARIFLIASKELEFITLIVGFGILVFSLIVTYCINAKADVLFIAPREPGAVSY, encoded by the exons ATGGTTCTGCTGGAGAGCAAGCTTTTTACCAG GGATTTAATGGAGAAGCTAAAAGGGAGAACCAGCCGAATTGCTGGTCTTGCAGTGTCCTTGACCAAGCCCAATCCTGCCTCAGGATTCTCTCCTAGTGTGCAGTGCCCAAATGATGGGTTTG GTGTTTACTCCAACTCCTATGGGCCAGAGTTTGCTCACTGCAGAGAAATACAGTGGAACTCACTGGGCAATGGTTTGGCTTATGAAGACTTTAGTTTCCCCATCTTTCTTCTTGAAGATGAAAATGAAACCAAGGTCATCAAGCAG TGCTATCAGGATCACAACCTGAGTCAGAATGGCTCAGCACCAACTTTCCCACTGTGTGCCATGCAGCTCTTCTCACACATGCACGCTGTCATCAGCACTGCCACCTGCATGCGGCGCAGCTCCATCCAAAGCACCTTCAGCATCAACCCAG AAATCGTCTGTGACCCCCTGTCTGATTACAATGTGTGGAGCATGCTAAAGCCTATAAATACAACTGGGACATTAAAGCCTGACGACAGGGTTGTGGTTGCTGCCACCCGG CTGGATAGTCGTTCCTTTTTCTGGAATGTGGCCCCAGGGGCTGAAAGTGCGGTGGCTTCCTTCGTCACCCAGCTGGCTGCTGCTGAAGCTTTGCAAAAGGCACCCGATGTGACCACCCTGCCCCGCAATGTCATGTTTGTCTTCTTCCAAGGG GAAACTTTTGACTACATTGGCAGCTCGAGGATGGTCTACGATATGGAGAAGGGCAAGTTTCCTGTGCAGTTAGAGAATGTGGACTCATTTGTGGAGCTGGGACAG GTGGCCTTAAGAACCTCACTAGAGCTTTGGATGCACACAGATCctgtgtctcagaaaaatgaTTCTGTACGGAACCAG GTGGAGGATCTCCTGGCCACATTGGAGAAGAGTGGTGCTGGCGTCCCTGCTGTCATCCTCAGGAGGCCAAATCAGTCCCAGCCTCTCCCACCATCTTCCCTGCAGCGATTTCTTCGAGCTCGAAACATCTCTGGTGTTGTTCTGGCTGACCACTCTGGTGCCTTCCATAACAA ATACTACCAGAGTATTTACGACACTGCTGAGAACATTAATGTGAGCTATCCCGAATGGCTGAGCCCTGAAGAGGACCTGAACTTTGTAACAGACACTGCCAAG GCCCTGGCAGATGTGGCCACGGTGCTGGGACGTGCTCTGTATGAGCTTGCAGGAGGAACCAACTTCAGCGACACAGTTCAGGCTGATCCCCAAACG GTTACCCGCCTGCTCTATGGGTTCCTGATTAAAGCCAACAACTCATGGTTCCAGTCTATCCTCAGGCAGGACCTAAGGTCTTACTTGG GTGATGGGCCTCTTCAACATTACATCGCTGTCTCCAGCCCCACCAACACCACTTATGTTGTACAGTATGCCTTGGCAAATTTGACTGGCACAGTGGTCAACCTCACCCGAGAGCAGTGCCAGGATCCAAGTAAAGTCCCAAGTGAAAACAAGGAT CTGTATGAGTACTCGTGGGTCCAGGGCCCTTTGAATTCCAATGAGACGGACCGACTCCCCCGGTGTGTGCGTTCCACTGCACGATTAGCCAGGGCCTTGTCTCCTGCCTTCGAACTGAGTCAGTGGAGCTCTACTGAATACTCTACATGGACTGAGAGCCGCTGGAAAGACATCCGTGCCCGGATATTTCTCATCGCCAGCAAAGAGCTTGAG TTTATCACCCTGATAGTGGGCTTCGGCATCCTCGTCTTCTCCCTCATCGTCACCTACTGCATCAATGCCAAAGCTGACGTCCTTTTCATTGCTCCCCGGGAGCCAGGAGCTGTGTCATACTGA
- the NHLH1 gene encoding helix-loop-helix protein 1 gives MMLNSDTMELDLPPNHSETESGFSDCGGGAGPDGAGPGGPGGGQARGPEPGEPGRKDMQHLSREERRRRRRATAKYRTAHATRERIRVEAFNLAFAELRKLLPTLPPDKKLSKIEILRLAICYISYLNHVLDV, from the coding sequence ATGATGCTCAACTCAGACACCATGGAGCTGGACCTGCCGCCCAACCACTCAGAGACTGAGTCGGGCTTCAGTGACTGTGGGGGCGGGGCGGGCCCTGATGGTGCTGGGCCTGGGGGTCCGGGAGGGGGCCAGGCCCGAGGCCCAGAGCCGGGAGAGCCTGGTCGGAAAGACATGCAGCATCTGAGCCGCGAGGAGCGCCGGCGCCGGCGCCGCGCCACAGCCAAGTACCGCACGGCCCATGCCACGCGAGAGCGCATCCGCGTGGAAGCCTTCAACCTGGCCTTCGCCGAGCTGCGCAAGCTGCTGCCCACGCTGCCCCCGGACAAGAAGCTCTCCAAGATTGAGATCCTGCGCTTGGCCATCTGCTATATCTCCTACCTGAACCACGTGCTGGACGTCTGA